AATTGGCAGGGCCGGCCGGATCCGGAATTTCGCGGCGCATCGGGGCCGGTCTGGGTCCAGCCGGCCTCCGATCCCAGCCCGGTTGCGCATGCGATGCTGGCCGCCGCCTCGGAACTCGGCATCCCGACATTCGATTCTCCGAACGGCGAGATGATGGAAGGTCCCGGGGGGGCCGCGATCAGCGACATGCTGGTCCGCGACGGTCAGCGCCAGTCTCTGTATCGTGCCTACCTCCATCCGTGGCTCGATCGCCCAAACCTTACCGTGCTGACCGGCGCAACGGTCCGCCGGGTGGTTCTCGACGGTAAGCGGGCCACCGGAGTGGAGATCGTGCATGGCGGCCGCGTCTCGACCATCGGTGCACGCAGCGAGATCGTGCTGTCGCTCGGCGCGATGCACACGCCGAAGGTGCTGATGCATTCCGGAATCGGCGACCGCGACGAGCTAGGGCGCCACGGCATTCCGCTCGTGCAGCATCTGCCCGGCGTCGGTCGCAACCTGCAGGATCACGTGTCGTTCGGCTGCATCTGGGAATATGCCGAGCCCATCGCGCCCCGCAACAGCGGCAGCGAGGCCACCCTTTACTGGAAGAGCCGGCCGGATCTCGATGCACCGGATCTGCTCTTCTGCCAGGTCGAGTTTCCGGTCCCCAGCGAGCGAACCGCGGCCCTCGGCGTTCCCGAGCATGGCTGGACCATGTTCGCCGGCCTCGCACGTCCTGCCAGCCGAGGCCGCCTGCGGCTCACGAGCGCAGACCCGATGGCGCCGATCACGATCGATGCCAACATGCTGTCGGATCCCGCCGACATGGAGGCTGCCGTCGGTTGCGTCCAATTGTGCCGGGAACTCGGCAACGCCCAGGCGTTCAGCCCCTACGTCACACGGGAGGTCATGCCCGGCAACGTCGCCGGAGACGATCTCGAGGACTATATCCGCAACTCGGCCGTCACCTACTGGCACCAGACCTGCACCGCGAAGATGGGTCAGGATGCGATGTCGGTCGTCGACCACAAGCTGCGGGTCTACGGTGTCGATGGCTTGCGCATTGCAGACGGTTCGATCCTGCCGCGGGTGTCGACCGGAAACACGCAGGCGCCCTGTGCGATCGTCGGTGAGCGGGCAGCAGACATCCTGCGCGTAAGCCACGGCCTCTGATCCTCGGATAAGATCCCGCTTTTCCTCCCGTGCGCGCCGGACGGGCTGGGGCGTGCCCCCCTCGAGCCGATCGCCTCGAACAGGCTCGAGGGGCCGTGCGCACCAGCCCCGGCCGGCGCAGAAGGTTAGAAAATCCATGTATCACTTCACTGACATGCCGCAGGGGATCGGCCCCCGAACGATGCCACCGATCCCGGCCGCCCAGCTCGGGCGCGTGCTGGTCATCGACGATGACCCCACTGCCCGCGAGCGGATCATGCAGCCGCTGACGGACCAGCAATGCGTGGCCGTGGGCACCATGCGGCGTGACGCCGCGCGTCACCTTCAGACGGATCAATTCAGTCTGGTCATTCTCGATGTCAGGCGCGAAGCCCTGAACGGCTTCGACACCCTGCGCCAGGTTCGGACCCGTTCCAACGTACCGGTGATCCTGATCACCGAGGCACGCCATGACGAAATCGATCGCGTGCTGGCACTCGAGCTCGGTGCTGACGACCTCCTTCCGCAACCGTTCAGCGTGCGAGAGCTCATCGCGCGGGCGCGCGCGATCCTGCGCCGGCAGGAATATGGCCGCCGGTTCACCGGGCCATCGCCAAGGGGCGGCTACCGTTTTCAGGGCTGGGAATTGCGTCACACGATCCGGACGCTGACCAATCCCGCGGGTAACGAGGTCGAGCTCACCAAGAAGGAATATGCCCTTCTGACCGCATTTCTGGACGCGCCCGGCCGGCCGCTGTCCAGGCTCCATCTCATGCGGGCCACACGCACCCACGAAGACATTTTCGATCGCAGCATCGATGTTCAGGTGCTTCGGCTCAGACGCAAGCTGTCCGCACATCCCCGCGGCGGCGACCTGATCAAGACGGAACGGAGCTATGGCTATCGGTTCGACGCGACTGTCGAGACCCTGTTCTGAGCTTGCGGACGCATCGCCTACCGCCCAGCAGACGCAAGCGAGACCTCCGACGGCGTCGGCAACGCCACCGGTTTAGCTTGCTAGGCAAAGGGCGACAGGAATGCAGCCAGCCGCAGCCAGGGGGCGGCTCGACTCTCCTCCCCTTGCTCAGTTTTGCAGGTCCGCGCGGTCGCCTTCGCGCGCTCCCGCCAGCTCGATCGGGCGTGGCCGGCGCAAGTCAGGCCTCGGCGCTTTCGGATGACGCGTGCACGAGGTTCCGGGGTCTGAGTGCCGAGGTCGCTGCAGAACCTCGCCTCGGGTTCCCGACCTTCACCGCTCGGGACCCCGGAATAGCAGGCGCATCCGATGGCTGGACTTTCAGAATGACAAGGCAAGTCCGCATATTCCTTGTTCTTGAACAGCTCGGCTGACCTGTCAATCGCCCCCTTGTTTCCGATGCAACGCGTTGCATCGCCAGCAAGTCATTCCTCTCCGACGTGCCACGCGGTTGATCGCCTCATCGCACCGGGCAGTCCGCTGGCCGATAGTTAGGAAAGAACTGTTACGGTTGTTACCATCGCTATTCTTGGCCGAGGAAAACGACCTTAGAGGCGCCTCGACCTCACGGGGAGGTAACCAATGAGGTGTTTGCAGTGACTTTTATGAACAATAGTGAGTTCACGTCCCAGGCGAAGGCGGCGCGTGTGCTGGTCGTGGACGACGATCCGGCGATGCAGCGCATGATCGTCGCCTACCTGATCGAGCACAATCTTCGTGCCACCTCGGTCTCCGGGCGCGAGGGCCTGATGCGATCGATCACAATCCGCGAGCCGGACCTGGTGGTGCTCGACCTTCACCTCGGTGAAGATGACGGGCTCGACATCCTGCGTGAGCTCCGCGCCAGGAGTGTCGTCCCGGTCATCCTCATCACCGGCGGTCGCCGCGAGGAGGTCGATCGGGTGCTGGGGCTCGAGCTCGGAGCCGACGACTATCTGACCAAGCCCTTTGGCCTTCGCGAACTGCTTGCCCGTATCCGCGCGGCGCTCCGACGCCGCAGCATGGATCGCATGAGCCCGGCCAAGCAGCGTGAATGCACCTTCCGCTTCGCCGGCTGGACATTCGACCAGCGCCAGCGCCAACTCACCTCGCCGACCGGCGAAGTCGTCGTCCTCACCAAGGGCGAGTTCGCATTGCTGAGCGCCTTCCTCCAGGCACCGCGCCGGCCGCTCACCCGCGAACATCTGCTCCAGGCGACGAGGGTTCACGAAGACGTTCTGGATCGCAGCATCGACGTCCAAATCCTCCGGCTGCGGCGCAAGCTCCAGGACCCCCCGCACGCGCCCCGCCTCATTCGGACGGAACGCGGAGTCGGCTACCGGTTCGACTGCGAGGTGGAACTCGTGTGAGGAGCTTCGCGCTTCCTCTGGCCCTCGCATGCTGCATGCTCGCCCCGCCGGCCAGATCCCGAGAGGACGGGGTTCCCGTTGGCGTGATCGAGACACAATCGCGCCTGCCTCAGAGCCGCGGCAGCAAGATCGACCTCGGCAGAGACCTGTTCCACGACCGCCGGATCTCGGCTTCGCTGACGCTGAGTTGCGCCTCCTGTCACGATCTCGAGACCAATGGCGCGACATCACGGCGCTTCGATCGCGGGATTTCCGGCCGCCGCCTCCAGTTCAACACGCCGACCGTGTTCAACAGCGTCCATAATTATCGGCTCGGCTGGGAAGGCAGGACGCGCACCCTCAAAGATTTCGCGATCGGCACGCTCGGGAGCGAGCATGTGATGCGCGATCGCGATCGGTCCGCAGAGCGCTTTGCCGCCGATCCCCGGATGTTCGCCCGCTTCGAGGAAGTCTACGGCGCCGGCCCGAACCGGACCACGATCGCCGATGCGCTCGCCAGCTTCATGAGCACGCTAGTGACCCCGGCCCCGTTCGATCGATGGCTGCGCGGCGATCGCGCTGCGCTCACGCCGCAGCAGGTGCGCGGCTACGAACGGTTCAAACGCGCCGGATGCGCAAGCTGCCACCAGGGTGTGAACCTCGGTGCGAACCTGTTCCAGCGCCGCGGCATCTTCCATCCGATCGGCGGCAAAGGCCCCGATGATCTGAGGGTGCCGAGCCTCAGGAACGTTGCGGTCACTGCGCCTTACTTTCACGACGGCCGCGTCGCCTCGCTGCCCGGCGCGATCCGGGTGATGGCCCGGTCCCAGCTCGATCTGACCCTTGCCGATGAGGACGTTCGCGACATCGCCGCCTTTCTGCGCGCGCTGACCGGAACCTATCGAGGCCGCCCGCTGCGGCAGGCGAGCGTTCGGGAATGAGATGGCTGCCCTGTCTGCGGATCGGCACCATTCTCCTGTTTCTGCTCTGCACCGCACTCGCCAGCCTGACGCTCCGGGCGATGAACGACAGCCGACGGTGGATGACCGCCTCCAGCGACGCGATGATCGGCTACGCGCTCGCCGAGCGCGCCTTGCAGGTGGATCTGCTCAGCCTGCGCGCCGGGCTCCTTCGCAATTATGATCCGGTCAACCGCGATCTCGCCGTCGCTCGCAAGAACCTCGCCGTCCTCCGCAGCAGCTTCCAACGAGCATCCTCACAGCGGCTCGTGGCCACCCTGATGCGCATCGGCGATCGCCAGGAAGCGCTCGTCGAACAGTTCAAGAGCAGCAATGCTCTGCTGCAAAACTCGCTGACCCGCTTCGCGGTCGCGGGAACGTCGGACGCGGCGGCCGGCGACCCTCTGTCGGCCCGGATCCTCAGGCTGACCTTGGACACGAGCCCGCAGACCGTGATCGAGGCCGAGAAGGCGCTGCGCAGGATACCAGCGGCACGGGACGGCACGCCGGAGTCGCAATTGCTGTCCCATGCGCGTTTGCTGGTTGCGGTGCTGCCTCGGATCGACGGCCTGCTCCAGTCGCTGCGCAGCCTGCGCACCGAAAGCCGGATCGTCGCGCTCCAACGCGCCGTACAGACGGATGCGGAGGAACGCATGGCCCGGGTTCGAACGCTCCAGGTCACCTTCGGCGTTCTGCTGCTGATGTTCGTGACGAACATATTGGCCCTGCTGCTGGTCCAGCATGTCGCCGGGCGAGACCTCAGGGCACAGGCTGCGAACGAGCGGCTCAATGCCGCTATCGCAACGCCGCTGATCGACACGGAGCCGGCGAACTTCATTGCCCGGATTCATGAAGCGATGCACCGGCTCGCCCTCCATATCGACGCCACGCGGCTTCAGCTGATCATTCCCGATTGTACGGGAAATCGTCTCTTTTCGTGGCCCGACACGGATCCCGAGTCCGATTGGCTGCAGAGGTTGGTAGAAGCGGCCGGAGCGGACTCCGCCTGGGTGGGGGACCGCGTGATCGCATCCCGCGCGGACGACAGGCGCTATCCGCTGCTGCGGCGGACCATGACTGCCATTGGCATGGACAATCTGGCGATGCTCCGCATCTCCGAACCATGTGCGCTCGTGATCGGCTTCGAGCCGAAAAGCCTAGGCTTCGTCGAAAGGCGTGACAATCTGGCCGGCATCACCTCCGCGATCATTGCGATCGCGCACGGTGCCCGCCGGGAGGCGATGCAGGTCGAGCGCGAGAGGCTCGAGAGAAGCCTCGCTCGTGCGGGCCGCATGGAGACGATCGGCGCAATGGCGAGCGGCGTCGCGCACAACTTCAACAACATCATCTGCGCGATCCGCGGCTTCGCCGAATTGGGGCAGGAGCGAACCCGCGCCGGATCGCCGGGCCGAACCTGCTTCAACGAGATATGCGCGGCAGCCGATCGTGCGAGCGATCTGATCGACGACATCCTGCACTTCGGCAAGCAGGATCGGGCGACGAAGCAGCCCGTGGACTTGCTCGGCGTGCTCAAGCAAACGGTGCGGCTGCTTGCCGGAGCAACCCGCTCGAAACGATGCTTCGAACTGCAGCCGTCGACGCATAGCCGATTTCCTGTCCTTGGCGCCGGCAGCGACCTGCAGCAGGTCTTCTTGAACATCTGCAACAACGCCCGCGAGGCAAGCCGCGGAAGCCCGGTGACGATCTCGATCGAATCGGCCGTGCTGCGGAATGAAAGCCAGAACGCCATATCCGGGCTTTCCCCTGGCCGCTACGTTGTCGTGCGGGTTCGTGACGCGGGGCCGGGAATTGCGGAGTCGGTCAGAGAGCGTTTGTTCGAGCCATTCTTCACCACCAAGGCGGCGGGCACTGGCCTTGGCCTGTCGACAGCCTGGGAAATCGTCCAGGATCATGGGGGAACCATCGCGGTCGAGAACATGCCGGACGGCGGTGCCTGCTTCTCGGTTTGGCTGCCGGAGCTTGATGCGAGGCCGGAGACCGAGGCAGCCGCGGTCGCGCCCTCCGTCGGGCCGTCAGCGCCCGCGGCCGCGCGGCAGCAAAGGCGCCGCTCCTGCTGGTTGAGGTCAGCGTTCAACCCCACCGGATCCGGATGAGGGGACCCGTCGTCCAAGCACGGCTGCGGGAGACGGTGGGGGGCCGCGGTCGAGGCTGCGGCCTCTCCGCTAGCGATTATATCATATTTCGGTCGAGGCCGAAGCGTACTATATCGTACGGGTGCGCGCCGGCCTTGCAGTCTGTGGGTCGATCCTGAGGTGAATGGACATGAGCAAGACTGACAAAGAGATCCTGACGACGGCGGACACGGCAAAGCTGCTCGGCGTCTCCGTCAGGACGGCGCAGTTGCTCATCGAAGGCGGATCGATCACGTCCTGGAAAACGCCGGGCGGTCACCGTCGGGTCTACCGCTCCGACGTGCTGTCGCTCATCGATGACCGCCCCGCCGCGGTCGCCCCCCTGCCCTCCGCCACGGTCTTCGTTCTCGGCACCGCAGAACGGCTCGCGCTCTACGACCGCCTGTTCGCGACCGTCCCGGAGTGCACGGTCGACACGTTCGAAGATGTGCTCGAAGCGCTCGTCGCCGTCGGTTCGGTGAAGCCGCACACGATCATCGTCGACCTGGGGGGCTCGGGCACCGACCGGCTGCCATTACTCCGGAGCCTGGCCACCAGTCCTGCCACTGACGGGACCCAGATCATGGTGGTGGGAGATGACGGCCTCGTGCCCCGCGATCTGCTGCCCAAACTTGCGTGCGCAGCCACGCCCGAAGATGCCGTTTCGGCAGTCCGGGCAACGTTGAGCGACACGGAAGAGCTCAAGGTCACCCTTTCGGACCAGACCTTCCCGATCGCTCTCAACGAAGGCCGGCGGCTGGTGGCGCTGGAGCGTTCCGGACTGGTCGACAGCGCACCGGAAGAGGCATTCGACCGTCTTACCTGGCTTGCCGCCCACGGCCTCAAGGCACCGGTGGCCCTGATGACCTTGCTCACCCCAACCCGGCAATGGTTCAAGTCGCGGTTCGGGCTCGACCTTCCCGAGACGCCGCGCAGCTGGGCATTCTGCAACCATACGGTGATGCAGAAGGGTGTCTTCTCGGTCGAGGATCTCGCCACCGATCCGCGCTTTGCGGACAATCCCGCGGTGAAGGGCGAGCCTCGCTTCCGCTTCTATGCGGGCGCGCCGGTGCTCGACGAGGACGGGTTCGTGGTCGGATCGCTGTGCGTCATCGACCACAAGGCACGCACGCTCAGCGATCACGAAGCGCAGACCATATCGGCCCTCGCTGCGCTCGCCTCCGACGAGGTGCGCTTGCGCGCTTTGGATAGGAAGCTGCGGGAGGCCAGTCGCAGGCACCCCGAAAGGGCAGCGGCGGCCGGCGCAGGCGCAGGGACAGCGGCCAATGAAACTGCGGCGATCCCGTTGCGGCCGACGAAAGCTGCCCGTCGTGGCGGATCCGGAAAGACGAAAACATCCGGTGCCTGATACGGCCGCTCGCATCTGCCATGGCCCCGCCTCCGCGGCCGGATCGCGGCGACAGCTGCCCCTATACCAGAGGATGAGTTGCGCCGCGCCGAGAGGGCGCGAGAGTGGTCGCCAGTCGATCGGGTTGGGCGGGTTGAGGTTGAATGCTATTCGCTCACCAGATCATCGTTGGCAATCTGGCCGGCCCGGGAGCGTGCATGGGGGAAGAGCATCCGCAACCGGATCAGGGCGAATGGGAGCCGCCCGAGATTGAGCAGGCACCTTCACTGATCGAACTGCGTGCCGAATTGGCGCGTACGCAACGT
The nucleotide sequence above comes from Sphingosinicella sp. BN140058. Encoded proteins:
- a CDS encoding GMC family oxidoreductase; the protein is MNSHHQDALDFARRARANQDRLTADLKSHYDFIICGAGSSGSVVARRLAENPDVQVLLLEAGGSDEVAPVLDPAQWPTNLGSERDWGFQAEPNPHLNGRSLSMSMGKVLGGGSSINVMVWARGHRSDWDHYAAEAGDEDWGYDNVLSLYRRIENWQGRPDPEFRGASGPVWVQPASDPSPVAHAMLAAASELGIPTFDSPNGEMMEGPGGAAISDMLVRDGQRQSLYRAYLHPWLDRPNLTVLTGATVRRVVLDGKRATGVEIVHGGRVSTIGARSEIVLSLGAMHTPKVLMHSGIGDRDELGRHGIPLVQHLPGVGRNLQDHVSFGCIWEYAEPIAPRNSGSEATLYWKSRPDLDAPDLLFCQVEFPVPSERTAALGVPEHGWTMFAGLARPASRGRLRLTSADPMAPITIDANMLSDPADMEAAVGCVQLCRELGNAQAFSPYVTREVMPGNVAGDDLEDYIRNSAVTYWHQTCTAKMGQDAMSVVDHKLRVYGVDGLRIADGSILPRVSTGNTQAPCAIVGERAADILRVSHGL
- a CDS encoding response regulator transcription factor; amino-acid sequence: MYHFTDMPQGIGPRTMPPIPAAQLGRVLVIDDDPTARERIMQPLTDQQCVAVGTMRRDAARHLQTDQFSLVILDVRREALNGFDTLRQVRTRSNVPVILITEARHDEIDRVLALELGADDLLPQPFSVRELIARARAILRRQEYGRRFTGPSPRGGYRFQGWELRHTIRTLTNPAGNEVELTKKEYALLTAFLDAPGRPLSRLHLMRATRTHEDIFDRSIDVQVLRLRRKLSAHPRGGDLIKTERSYGYRFDATVETLF
- a CDS encoding cytochrome-c peroxidase codes for the protein MIETQSRLPQSRGSKIDLGRDLFHDRRISASLTLSCASCHDLETNGATSRRFDRGISGRRLQFNTPTVFNSVHNYRLGWEGRTRTLKDFAIGTLGSEHVMRDRDRSAERFAADPRMFARFEEVYGAGPNRTTIADALASFMSTLVTPAPFDRWLRGDRAALTPQQVRGYERFKRAGCASCHQGVNLGANLFQRRGIFHPIGGKGPDDLRVPSLRNVAVTAPYFHDGRVASLPGAIRVMARSQLDLTLADEDVRDIAAFLRALTGTYRGRPLRQASVRE
- a CDS encoding response regulator, whose product is MNNSEFTSQAKAARVLVVDDDPAMQRMIVAYLIEHNLRATSVSGREGLMRSITIREPDLVVLDLHLGEDDGLDILRELRARSVVPVILITGGRREEVDRVLGLELGADDYLTKPFGLRELLARIRAALRRRSMDRMSPAKQRECTFRFAGWTFDQRQRQLTSPTGEVVVLTKGEFALLSAFLQAPRRPLTREHLLQATRVHEDVLDRSIDVQILRLRRKLQDPPHAPRLIRTERGVGYRFDCEVELV
- a CDS encoding DAHL domain-containing protein, translating into MRWLPCLRIGTILLFLLCTALASLTLRAMNDSRRWMTASSDAMIGYALAERALQVDLLSLRAGLLRNYDPVNRDLAVARKNLAVLRSSFQRASSQRLVATLMRIGDRQEALVEQFKSSNALLQNSLTRFAVAGTSDAAAGDPLSARILRLTLDTSPQTVIEAEKALRRIPAARDGTPESQLLSHARLLVAVLPRIDGLLQSLRSLRTESRIVALQRAVQTDAEERMARVRTLQVTFGVLLLMFVTNILALLLVQHVAGRDLRAQAANERLNAAIATPLIDTEPANFIARIHEAMHRLALHIDATRLQLIIPDCTGNRLFSWPDTDPESDWLQRLVEAAGADSAWVGDRVIASRADDRRYPLLRRTMTAIGMDNLAMLRISEPCALVIGFEPKSLGFVERRDNLAGITSAIIAIAHGARREAMQVERERLERSLARAGRMETIGAMASGVAHNFNNIICAIRGFAELGQERTRAGSPGRTCFNEICAAADRASDLIDDILHFGKQDRATKQPVDLLGVLKQTVRLLAGATRSKRCFELQPSTHSRFPVLGAGSDLQQVFLNICNNAREASRGSPVTISIESAVLRNESQNAISGLSPGRYVVVRVRDAGPGIAESVRERLFEPFFTTKAAGTGLGLSTAWEIVQDHGGTIAVENMPDGGACFSVWLPELDARPETEAAAVAPSVGPSAPAAARQQRRRSCWLRSAFNPTGSG
- a CDS encoding GAF domain-containing protein, with amino-acid sequence MSKTDKEILTTADTAKLLGVSVRTAQLLIEGGSITSWKTPGGHRRVYRSDVLSLIDDRPAAVAPLPSATVFVLGTAERLALYDRLFATVPECTVDTFEDVLEALVAVGSVKPHTIIVDLGGSGTDRLPLLRSLATSPATDGTQIMVVGDDGLVPRDLLPKLACAATPEDAVSAVRATLSDTEELKVTLSDQTFPIALNEGRRLVALERSGLVDSAPEEAFDRLTWLAAHGLKAPVALMTLLTPTRQWFKSRFGLDLPETPRSWAFCNHTVMQKGVFSVEDLATDPRFADNPAVKGEPRFRFYAGAPVLDEDGFVVGSLCVIDHKARTLSDHEAQTISALAALASDEVRLRALDRKLREASRRHPERAAAAGAGAGTAANETAAIPLRPTKAARRGGSGKTKTSGA